A window of the Acidobacteriota bacterium genome harbors these coding sequences:
- a CDS encoding translocation/assembly module TamB domain-containing protein — protein sequence MTKRRKIILAVLALLGIGLVTATGIFFSWLTGPGFDDWVKTQVVAELKTYGIEAEFDSFDVSPLALKADVKGMRLRLTGDTEPFTAVDQITCELLLRNLWTQDIRLQDLKIEHPVVRLKVDEQGNLNLARIKIPETPKREGQAQPTPPAQLLSGIVALTGGEIFFNEERYQLNTSLKNLRVTVTSQAPALKFDVGFSESQINWQTKKIEAIELSTQIVLDERTADIKALEIKTPYGDTSLSTLVTWERPATPSSPAKLNYEGSLLSKLNLTRIAADFLNQTPLGGQAQLTGKIIGDQNAYRIEGNLKETDLSTYGAKFTALSLTYDFASPLQAFLPDLRSQIAFRGVTYDRYELKDFQAKVHLTPQFVDIEPFEAKILGGKLQGTSHIALGTLLSAKATSVNAQSTTKLTFSDIDLQTALAMAALRQIPMTGKTTGTVELAWPELNVQQATGTAQAKLAGVVTSISKPKPAAPDSTETTTPPPPSDPNPPVVAQGRKPIPFQGDLSTKLVSGGVDIQKLALNLGDSTLDVKGMYQWNRQTKLDVHFQSPELAEAQELAERFGVKTPQIPGSTGQVAVGLGGAGEFTGVVSGLLTGPNVAGTVSVAEVRVARSVVGKVSAEFESTPQTLTVNQALLEQPQGGTVMVDIVGGLSGNQKTNLNVKIDQIRLKPIGEILAQIYPPGSLEVGGKMDLTQALSDSEGRISGSMNLLNLPPLLALAKGEFLTRSPNGALSLPKDISGKSELTADQLPSPYGTLESTKLLVSFEAGKAYRLDQFVSKLPFGAFSATGVYDVVQSQYTAEAQAKDLDLSYFGEPLKAKGYPVTGIANLDLKSQGKFSDLLNGTPRFTLLATSPLVKVGKAPISNLNTRLEGEGNGAIDVTLASGFADQPYEAKGKILLNLDTEDTGEFKPTIDVLLTLNQTQLTPILAVFDMASPTFDGEATGSIRLIGPLYKLAPDASGIEVVEFTTEQVKLAGDFSDLRFGVRATDDTDSSYEITNEGPVKVSATASEIEFQQFRLKGEDTRLSVTGRIGATGKTTLGLDGDINLKFLRNVTKNTLYTSGVARLKAAVSGTLDDPRITGTADIDRFAMQVKDFPLVLENGGGRVLFTNKQAQIDTFTADAGGGKVELSGGAVIDTLKPVGLRWRFGMRADNVRMNYPENVRSLLDGDLVYQGNLKLQILQGTIKVKRAEYTERTDLVTLLQSTLAASTSNSSDLQSTVSPQSQLRLDVRLEAPDSLFVRNNLADMVGTASLRLSGSSTDPRLIGRVIISRGQLELRNDRYQITRGIVVFPEARSEKVFFDIQAETELQNYRVIVGATGNPDKFSSILRSEPALPQSSIVTLLATGNLPPSGQSQNDPYTTTQTGVSAASSLVAELFSERVEERTNKIFGINRFQIDPLLVGRGNDPTARVTIGRRITKDLSITYSTNLATTQEQIILVEYRLSPTVSVIGIRDQRGNFGVDVRFTKRF from the coding sequence ATGACAAAAAGACGAAAAATCATTCTGGCAGTCCTGGCACTGCTTGGAATCGGTTTGGTTACGGCAACTGGCATTTTCTTCTCCTGGCTCACGGGTCCAGGGTTTGATGACTGGGTGAAAACTCAGGTAGTTGCGGAGCTTAAAACCTATGGCATCGAAGCTGAATTTGATTCATTCGACGTTTCTCCGCTGGCTCTGAAAGCCGATGTCAAAGGAATGCGGCTCCGTCTCACGGGCGACACCGAGCCCTTTACGGCGGTTGATCAAATTACCTGCGAGTTGCTGCTGCGCAATCTGTGGACACAGGATATCCGACTTCAGGATCTGAAAATCGAGCACCCGGTGGTCCGACTCAAAGTTGACGAGCAAGGAAATCTCAATCTGGCCCGGATCAAAATCCCGGAAACCCCAAAACGTGAAGGTCAGGCCCAGCCGACGCCGCCAGCTCAACTGCTTTCAGGGATTGTGGCGCTCACGGGCGGCGAGATTTTTTTCAACGAGGAGCGCTATCAACTCAACACCAGCCTCAAAAACCTCCGGGTTACAGTCACGTCACAGGCACCGGCGCTGAAGTTCGATGTCGGCTTTTCAGAAAGTCAGATCAACTGGCAAACCAAAAAAATCGAGGCGATTGAACTGTCCACCCAGATTGTTCTGGACGAACGCACAGCCGATATCAAAGCCCTTGAAATCAAAACTCCCTATGGCGACACCAGTCTGAGCACCCTGGTGACCTGGGAAAGACCCGCCACCCCATCATCACCCGCCAAACTCAACTATGAAGGGAGCCTGCTTTCCAAACTCAACCTTACGCGGATTGCAGCCGATTTCCTGAACCAGACGCCGCTGGGCGGCCAGGCACAGTTGACCGGCAAAATCATCGGGGATCAGAACGCATACCGGATCGAAGGCAATCTCAAGGAAACGGACCTCTCAACCTATGGTGCCAAGTTTACCGCCTTGAGCCTGACCTATGATTTTGCCTCCCCGCTCCAGGCGTTTTTGCCCGACCTGCGGAGCCAGATTGCGTTTCGCGGTGTGACCTATGATCGCTATGAACTCAAAGATTTTCAGGCCAAAGTTCACCTGACACCCCAATTTGTTGATATTGAACCCTTTGAAGCCAAAATCCTCGGTGGAAAACTACAGGGTACGTCACATATTGCCTTGGGAACGTTGCTGTCAGCCAAGGCCACATCGGTCAACGCTCAAAGCACCACCAAACTCACCTTTTCCGACATAGACCTGCAAACGGCGCTGGCCATGGCGGCCCTACGTCAGATTCCAATGACCGGAAAAACCACCGGCACGGTTGAACTGGCCTGGCCGGAACTCAATGTCCAGCAAGCAACCGGAACCGCCCAGGCCAAACTGGCCGGAGTAGTAACCAGTATCAGCAAACCCAAACCCGCTGCCCCAGATTCAACCGAAACGACCACTCCACCACCTCCGTCTGATCCAAACCCACCAGTGGTCGCCCAGGGGCGAAAGCCGATTCCATTTCAAGGTGATCTCTCCACAAAATTGGTCTCTGGCGGTGTGGACATCCAGAAACTGGCACTCAACCTGGGCGACAGTACCCTGGACGTCAAAGGAATGTACCAGTGGAATCGCCAGACCAAACTGGATGTTCATTTTCAGTCGCCTGAACTGGCCGAGGCTCAGGAACTGGCCGAACGATTTGGCGTCAAAACACCGCAAATCCCAGGTTCGACCGGGCAGGTTGCCGTTGGACTGGGGGGTGCCGGTGAGTTTACGGGCGTGGTTTCAGGTTTGTTAACCGGACCAAACGTGGCCGGGACGGTGAGCGTGGCTGAAGTTCGAGTGGCACGGTCCGTCGTGGGCAAGGTTTCGGCGGAGTTTGAATCCACTCCGCAAACCCTGACCGTCAACCAGGCGCTCCTTGAGCAACCGCAGGGCGGCACGGTGATGGTGGATATTGTCGGCGGTCTTTCCGGCAATCAGAAGACCAATCTGAATGTCAAAATTGACCAGATTCGGCTCAAACCGATTGGTGAAATCCTGGCCCAAATTTATCCGCCTGGATCACTCGAAGTTGGTGGGAAAATGGATCTCACCCAGGCATTGAGTGATTCGGAAGGCCGCATTTCAGGGTCAATGAATCTCCTGAACCTGCCACCGCTCCTGGCACTGGCCAAAGGTGAGTTTCTGACCCGGTCCCCAAATGGAGCATTGTCACTCCCGAAAGACATCAGTGGGAAAAGTGAACTCACCGCCGATCAACTTCCATCGCCCTACGGCACGCTTGAATCAACCAAATTGCTTGTTTCCTTTGAAGCTGGAAAAGCCTACCGGCTGGATCAGTTTGTGTCCAAACTTCCTTTTGGCGCCTTTTCCGCCACCGGGGTTTATGACGTCGTGCAATCTCAATACACGGCTGAAGCCCAGGCCAAAGACCTGGATTTGTCTTATTTCGGCGAACCACTGAAAGCCAAAGGGTATCCGGTCACGGGGATTGCCAATCTGGATTTGAAGAGCCAGGGCAAATTTTCGGACCTTTTGAATGGCACCCCCCGCTTTACCTTGCTTGCGACCAGCCCGCTGGTGAAGGTTGGCAAAGCACCGATTTCCAATCTCAACACACGCCTCGAAGGCGAAGGCAATGGCGCCATTGACGTAACCCTGGCTTCAGGATTTGCCGATCAACCCTATGAAGCCAAAGGGAAAATCCTGCTCAACCTCGACACCGAAGACACTGGCGAATTTAAACCCACGATTGATGTGCTTCTCACCCTCAATCAAACCCAGTTGACCCCAATTCTGGCGGTCTTCGACATGGCATCACCCACTTTTGACGGCGAAGCCACCGGCTCCATCCGGTTGATCGGCCCTCTGTATAAACTGGCGCCCGACGCATCCGGGATCGAAGTCGTGGAATTCACCACCGAACAGGTCAAGCTGGCCGGTGATTTTTCCGACCTTCGCTTTGGCGTTCGCGCCACGGACGACACCGATAGTTCCTATGAAATCACCAACGAAGGACCGGTCAAAGTCAGTGCCACTGCCAGCGAAATCGAGTTTCAACAATTCCGGCTCAAAGGCGAAGACACCCGGCTTTCAGTCACTGGCCGCATCGGGGCCACCGGCAAGACCACGCTTGGCCTGGATGGCGACATCAACCTCAAGTTTTTGCGCAATGTGACGAAAAACACGCTCTACACCAGCGGCGTGGCGCGATTGAAAGCGGCGGTTTCAGGCACGCTTGATGATCCCCGGATTACCGGCACGGCGGACATTGACCGCTTTGCCATGCAGGTCAAAGACTTCCCACTGGTGCTTGAAAATGGCGGCGGACGCGTTTTGTTTACCAATAAACAGGCCCAGATTGATACCTTTACGGCGGATGCTGGCGGCGGAAAGGTCGAACTCTCCGGTGGTGCGGTGATTGATACGCTCAAACCGGTTGGGCTGCGCTGGCGGTTTGGGATGCGGGCTGACAATGTGCGGATGAACTATCCGGAAAATGTGCGCTCGTTGCTGGATGGTGATCTGGTATATCAGGGAAATTTGAAACTTCAGATTTTGCAGGGAACCATCAAAGTCAAACGCGCTGAATACACCGAACGAACCGATCTGGTTACCTTGCTTCAATCCACCCTTGCCGCCAGCACTTCAAACAGCAGCGATTTACAATCAACAGTTTCCCCGCAATCCCAGCTTCGGCTCGACGTCCGGCTTGAAGCCCCGGACTCGCTGTTTGTTCGCAATAACCTGGCGGATATGGTTGGAACCGCATCGCTTCGGTTGAGCGGGTCGAGCACGGATCCGCGCCTGATTGGACGGGTGATTATCAGTCGTGGCCAGCTTGAATTGCGCAATGACCGGTATCAAATCACCCGTGGCATTGTCGTCTTTCCCGAAGCCCGGTCAGAGAAAGTATTTTTTGACATCCAGGCGGAAACCGAGCTTCAGAATTATCGGGTGATTGTGGGAGCAACTGGAAATCCCGATAAATTTTCATCTATTTTGCGGTCGGAACCGGCACTTCCGCAGAGTAGCATTGTGACCTTGCTCGCCACGGGGAATCTTCCCCCCTCAGGTCAATCTCAAAATGATCCGTACACCACGACCCAAACCGGAGTGAGTGCTGCCTCCAGCCTCGTGGCCGAGCTCTTTTCAGAACGGGTCGAAGAACGAACCAATAAGATTTTTGGAATCAACCGCTTCCAAATTGACCCCTTGCTGGTTGGTCGCGGCAACGACCCAACCGCACGGGTAACGATTGGGCGACGCATTACCAAAGACCTTTCCATTACCTATTCAACCAACCTGGCCACCACCCAGGAACAGATCATCCTGGTTGAATACCGGCTTTCACCGACCGTCTCCGTCATCGGAATTCGTGATCAACGCGGGAATTTCGGGGTGGACGTGCGGTTTACTAAACGGTTTTAA
- a CDS encoding VWA domain-containing protein, with translation MSPKIRLLYPLLLCLGLITGGVSAQLPQKAHEEEPLRITTDLVLLNVTVTDASGNYAGGLKEEDFLLFDEGKPVHLEHFSTEVTPFAAAILIDASGSMEGKLPRARVAAAHFQDRTRPSDVVCIYSFNSKVECLQEFTPGRDVSPRLWDLEAEGMTKVYDCLEASLTELGKRDEKRRAVVLLSDGEDTQSRVSAKKVIQQALQTDATVYSVDLIDPTKIASNPAQMQAIGFLKEIAEKSGGRYLKSAGVTQLDSRFEEIVNELRQQYTLGFYAPEGQKAGQFRKLEVKIKHSGFTCRTRQGYVVTK, from the coding sequence ATGTCACCAAAAATTCGACTTCTGTATCCACTTCTGTTGTGTCTGGGATTGATTACCGGGGGAGTTTCCGCCCAACTGCCCCAAAAAGCCCACGAAGAGGAACCGCTCCGAATTACCACTGATCTGGTTTTGCTCAATGTCACCGTCACTGATGCCAGTGGAAATTATGCCGGTGGACTCAAAGAAGAGGATTTTTTGCTTTTTGATGAAGGCAAACCGGTTCATCTGGAACACTTTAGTACCGAAGTGACTCCGTTTGCCGCCGCAATTTTGATTGATGCGAGTGGCAGCATGGAGGGCAAGCTTCCACGAGCCAGAGTGGCCGCCGCTCATTTTCAAGACCGAACCCGCCCTTCCGACGTGGTGTGCATTTATAGTTTTAATTCCAAAGTTGAGTGCCTTCAGGAATTTACGCCAGGGCGTGATGTGTCGCCTCGACTGTGGGACCTTGAAGCCGAAGGCATGACCAAAGTTTATGACTGCCTTGAAGCCAGCTTGACTGAACTTGGAAAACGTGACGAAAAGCGCCGGGCTGTGGTTTTACTTTCTGATGGAGAAGATACCCAAAGCCGGGTTTCAGCCAAAAAAGTGATTCAACAGGCCCTCCAGACGGATGCCACCGTGTACAGTGTGGATTTGATTGATCCAACCAAAATTGCCTCCAATCCTGCCCAAATGCAGGCTATTGGATTTTTAAAGGAAATCGCGGAAAAGAGTGGTGGTCGCTATTTGAAATCGGCAGGCGTAACCCAACTGGATTCCAGGTTTGAAGAAATTGTCAACGAACTCCGCCAGCAATACACACTTGGATTTTATGCACCGGAAGGGCAAAAAGCTGGCCAATTTCGCAAGCTTGAGGTCAAAATCAAACATTCTGGCTTCACCTGTCGCACCCGCCAGGGGTATGTTGTGACAAAGTGA
- a CDS encoding glycosyltransferase family 9 protein, with amino-acid sequence MNSLSSNSRIEPAQFQNIVVFDTGSLADVVESLPAVKALRQHFSRSNLTVVAGTVQGEVLKFAECADKIIVQDHYELVKGDKVTAGWNLISAGAKLGVGKYDLAIDLNEFSESGVLAWLSRATNRIGIRHQSKLANWMFNIRNPRVSRQPRKVDQYAEAVEAIGVQVLDRTIRLTITSKFDAAIQKRLERSAWNPGELLVGLCPETSGNQESWPATRFAEVAGLLVNHYNARIALLGDAKNSPVIKTITTALRDQYAHEGVILAGIPVAERIAGLACCSLMVTAETGWARLSAAVDTPTVLLTDNQDEIFDQGAMRQRHQFLYQSQLEAITADQVFDVMCGMLRTSRTGALFDR; translated from the coding sequence ATGAACAGTTTATCTTCTAATTCACGGATTGAACCGGCGCAATTTCAGAATATTGTGGTGTTTGACACCGGGTCACTGGCTGATGTGGTGGAGAGCCTTCCAGCGGTGAAAGCCTTGCGCCAGCATTTTTCACGATCAAATTTAACCGTTGTGGCCGGAACGGTTCAGGGCGAAGTCCTCAAGTTTGCGGAGTGTGCTGACAAGATCATTGTTCAGGACCACTATGAGCTGGTCAAAGGCGATAAAGTGACGGCTGGCTGGAACCTGATTTCGGCAGGTGCGAAGCTTGGCGTAGGGAAGTATGACCTGGCGATTGATCTCAACGAGTTTTCGGAATCGGGGGTGCTGGCCTGGTTATCGAGGGCGACCAATCGAATCGGTATCAGACACCAGAGCAAACTGGCGAACTGGATGTTTAATATCCGCAACCCACGTGTCAGTCGGCAACCACGCAAAGTTGATCAATATGCCGAAGCGGTCGAAGCGATTGGTGTTCAGGTGCTTGATCGCACGATTCGCCTCACGATTACCAGCAAATTTGATGCGGCCATTCAAAAACGGCTGGAGCGTTCAGCCTGGAACCCAGGAGAATTATTGGTTGGCCTGTGTCCTGAAACCAGTGGCAATCAAGAATCCTGGCCGGCAACCCGCTTTGCTGAAGTGGCCGGTTTGCTGGTCAACCACTACAACGCCCGAATTGCGCTGCTTGGAGATGCCAAAAACAGTCCGGTTATCAAAACCATCACCACGGCGTTGCGCGATCAGTATGCGCATGAGGGGGTGATCCTGGCGGGGATTCCCGTCGCCGAGCGGATTGCCGGGTTGGCCTGTTGTTCGTTGATGGTCACGGCTGAAACCGGCTGGGCCAGGCTTTCGGCTGCGGTTGATACACCAACAGTTTTATTGACTGACAACCAGGATGAAATCTTTGATCAAGGTGCGATGCGCCAGCGCCATCAGTTCCTGTATCAATCCCAGCTTGAGGCAATTACCGCTGATCAGGTTTTTGACGTGATGTGCGGGATGCTCCGTACCAGCCGAACTGGCGCGCTCTTTGACCGATGA
- the lgt gene encoding prolipoprotein diacylglyceryl transferase, whose protein sequence is MFPELIQFGSNFTINTYGVFIAIAFLAGVLLTAKLAEKDGLDRGTIYDLCLYMLIASLVGSRLLLVITEWEQYRLNLKSLFSIEFLRSGGVFYGGLIGASVASIFLMRHYKLPWWKTADACAPGIALGQFFGRLGCFAAGCCWGKCTTSWVGVHFSARAHELTGVPIDCALHPTQLYESISTLALCLGLLLLRKRRSFDGQIILAYFFCYAAIRFTIEFFRDDPRGAVSLFGAQSQGMPVELSTSQLIALLFVVLSGLSLWFLRHRTSAKSEVASSEIAK, encoded by the coding sequence ATGTTTCCTGAACTTATTCAATTCGGCTCCAATTTTACAATCAATACTTATGGCGTTTTCATTGCCATTGCTTTTCTGGCCGGTGTCCTGCTGACCGCCAAACTGGCCGAAAAAGACGGACTTGACCGGGGCACGATTTATGATTTGTGCCTCTATATGCTGATTGCTTCCCTGGTCGGCTCGCGACTATTGCTGGTGATTACTGAATGGGAACAATACCGGCTCAACCTGAAATCGCTGTTCTCAATTGAGTTTCTCCGCTCGGGGGGCGTTTTTTACGGCGGATTGATCGGTGCCAGTGTCGCCAGCATTTTTCTGATGCGCCACTATAAACTCCCCTGGTGGAAAACCGCTGATGCCTGTGCGCCCGGCATTGCCCTGGGACAATTCTTTGGACGATTGGGCTGCTTTGCGGCTGGCTGTTGCTGGGGAAAATGTACCACGAGCTGGGTCGGTGTTCACTTTTCAGCGCGCGCCCACGAACTGACCGGCGTCCCCATTGATTGTGCCCTCCACCCAACGCAACTCTATGAATCAATCAGCACCCTGGCACTCTGTCTGGGGTTGTTGTTGTTGCGGAAACGACGGTCCTTTGACGGACAAATCATCCTGGCCTATTTCTTTTGTTATGCCGCGATTCGATTTACCATCGAGTTTTTCCGGGATGACCCGCGAGGCGCCGTGTCTCTCTTTGGAGCACAATCCCAGGGAATGCCGGTTGAACTCTCCACCTCGCAACTGATTGCATTGCTGTTTGTGGTGCTTTCGGGGTTGAGTCTCTGGTTTCTGCGCCACCGAACCAGCGCAAAGAGCGAAGTAGCGAGTAGCGAAATCGCGAAGTAG
- a CDS encoding gamma-glutamyl-gamma-aminobutyrate hydrolase family protein, with translation MSVTSSHRPLIGISTRLNPTEDTNYLRQTYGRAVFSAGGLPVLIPLIPDALYINAVVLRLDGVVLPGSNSDIDPYRYGQAPHVNLGEVFPERDEVDQLLLAAAESQRLPVLAICYGMQALNVYRGGTLLQDLPSQVENVIQHNQRGTYTRVAHGIQIKQDSILARLAGGTTIRVNSHHHQGVDEVGLDLEPIAWSADGVTEAVINTRPGHFMLGVEWHPEVHWEADSFSQAIFKMFIAEAAIRG, from the coding sequence ATGTCTGTGACGAGTTCGCACCGACCGTTGATTGGTATTTCAACCCGGTTAAATCCAACTGAAGACACAAATTACCTGCGTCAAACCTATGGTCGAGCAGTTTTTTCAGCCGGGGGACTCCCGGTGCTCATCCCGCTGATCCCGGATGCCCTGTATATCAATGCGGTGGTTCTCCGGCTGGATGGGGTTGTGTTGCCTGGCAGCAACAGTGATATTGACCCGTACCGCTACGGTCAGGCGCCTCATGTCAATTTGGGAGAAGTCTTTCCGGAACGGGATGAAGTGGATCAGTTGCTGCTGGCCGCGGCTGAGTCCCAACGTCTGCCAGTGTTGGCCATTTGTTACGGTATGCAGGCGCTGAATGTCTACCGGGGCGGCACCCTGTTACAAGACCTGCCATCCCAGGTGGAGAATGTGATCCAGCACAATCAGCGTGGAACCTATACCCGCGTCGCCCATGGCATTCAAATCAAGCAGGACAGTATTTTGGCCCGGCTGGCAGGCGGGACCACCATCCGGGTGAACAGTCACCACCACCAGGGGGTGGATGAAGTCGGGCTGGATTTGGAACCAATTGCCTGGTCAGCGGATGGGGTCACTGAGGCCGTGATCAATACCCGCCCAGGGCACTTTATGTTAGGAGTTGAGTGGCATCCGGAAGTTCACTGGGAAGCGGATTCCTTTTCCCAGGCGATTTTTAAAATGTTCATAGCTGAAGCAGCGATCCGGGGATGA
- a CDS encoding response regulator: MRSDEKAVTKQRRILVIDDEDLIRKLIIEIIELEGFEAIGAEHGLQGVEFAKTYRPDLIICDVTMPFLDGLGTLAALRKDPQTASIPFIFLTAKVDHSDIRQGMNLGADDYLPKPVGRNELITAVRAQFQKHSWMRDQYEKKMEELRRNISSSLPHELRTPLNGILGMSELLMDAHDTFTREETLEMVRDIHISAKRLHRLVENFWLYAKLETLSTDPGHLEVIRKQAQTFSVKAIIERVAATKARDFHRTPDLQVTVAEEAVKISDSHLAKVVEELLENAFKYSLLGTPVIVTGTSGPDTYLLTVTEHGRGMTADQIADIGAYMQFERTIYEQQGAGLGLAIVQRIIEINEGSLQIESIPNQQTKIEVELPKLQLTFPNTIEYV, translated from the coding sequence ATGAGGAGCGACGAAAAAGCCGTGACCAAACAACGAAGAATCCTGGTGATTGATGACGAAGACCTGATTCGCAAATTAATTATTGAAATTATTGAACTGGAAGGGTTTGAAGCCATTGGTGCTGAACATGGCCTGCAGGGGGTTGAGTTTGCCAAAACCTACCGCCCGGATTTGATCATTTGTGACGTGACGATGCCTTTCCTGGATGGGCTCGGGACACTGGCTGCTTTGCGTAAAGATCCGCAAACCGCATCCATTCCCTTTATTTTTCTAACCGCCAAAGTTGATCATTCAGATATTCGACAGGGAATGAATCTGGGGGCGGATGATTATTTACCCAAGCCGGTTGGACGCAATGAACTCATTACCGCCGTCCGGGCCCAGTTTCAGAAACATAGCTGGATGCGCGACCAGTATGAAAAGAAAATGGAGGAGTTGCGCCGCAATATCAGCAGTTCGCTTCCGCACGAATTACGCACGCCGCTGAACGGAATTTTAGGTATGTCGGAACTGTTGATGGATGCCCATGACACCTTTACCCGCGAAGAAACCCTGGAGATGGTGCGTGATATCCATATCTCAGCCAAACGACTGCACCGGCTGGTCGAGAATTTCTGGTTATATGCCAAACTTGAAACGCTGAGTACTGATCCTGGTCACCTGGAAGTCATCCGCAAGCAGGCACAAACCTTTTCCGTCAAAGCCATTATTGAGAGAGTGGCGGCGACCAAAGCCCGCGATTTTCATCGAACCCCGGACCTGCAGGTTACGGTGGCGGAAGAGGCCGTCAAAATATCAGATTCCCACCTGGCAAAAGTCGTCGAAGAACTCCTCGAAAACGCCTTTAAGTATTCTTTGCTTGGAACGCCAGTGATTGTGACCGGAACGAGCGGCCCGGATACTTACCTTCTTACCGTAACTGAACATGGCCGCGGAATGACTGCTGACCAGATTGCCGATATCGGAGCCTATATGCAATTTGAGCGAACCATCTATGAACAGCAGGGCGCTGGATTAGGGCTGGCCATTGTGCAACGGATCATTGAAATCAATGAAGGCAGTCTCCAGATTGAGAGCATCCCAAATCAACAAACAAAGATTGAAGTTGAACTCCCCAAACTCCAACTGACGTTTCCCAATACCATTGAGTATGTGTGA